The Pseudomonas berkeleyensis genome includes a region encoding these proteins:
- a CDS encoding DUF1883 domain-containing protein, with protein MKFIHQREHLEEGDLVVIQCSQPCNIRLMNDANFRAFRNRGRHSYHGGAFIKFPAKIRVPSGGFWNITLDTVSRRAVSVTRKPQMEYSIKIVRRPGA; from the coding sequence ATGAAATTCATCCATCAACGCGAACACCTGGAAGAGGGCGATCTGGTGGTCATCCAGTGTTCGCAACCCTGCAATATTCGCCTGATGAACGACGCCAATTTCCGCGCGTTCCGAAATCGCGGTCGGCACAGTTACCACGGCGGTGCCTTCATCAAGTTTCCGGCGAAGATCCGCGTGCCCTCTGGTGGCTTCTGGAACATCACGCTGGATACCGTGAGCCGTCGTGCCGTCAGCGTGACGCGCAAGCCGCAGATGGAATACAGCATCAAGATCGTGCGCCGCCCCGGAGCCTGA